The following are from one region of the Paraglaciecola sp. L1A13 genome:
- the pspF gene encoding phage shock protein operon transcriptional activator, translating into MSRFRQQDNLLGQSNSFLEVLEQISQIAPLNKPVLIIGERGTGKEGVAARLHYLSKRWDQTYSKLNCAALSESLLESELFGYEAGAFTGAAKRREGRFEAADSGTLFLDELANTSGLIQEKLLRVIEYGEFERVGGSKSVKVDIRLVAATNEDLPALAQSGEFRADLLDRLAFDVITLPPLRERKDDIMMLAEHFAINMARELEMELFSGFTETAKRILLEHHWPGNIRELKNVVERAVYRSNNPDIPVHNIVLDPFESPFRPVNRTRTSDRIKLAQASPQELPVAEPNLGSSLPENTHNATSETNHSFQFPVDLKELSQNFEIDLIKQALAESQYNQKKTADRLSLTYHQLRGYLKKYNLLDTPLEDRE; encoded by the coding sequence ATGAGCCGCTTTCGCCAACAAGATAATTTGTTAGGACAATCCAATAGTTTCCTCGAAGTGCTGGAACAAATCTCGCAAATTGCTCCACTGAATAAACCCGTTTTAATTATTGGAGAACGAGGAACCGGAAAAGAAGGCGTGGCTGCCCGATTACACTATCTGTCAAAACGCTGGGATCAAACCTATTCAAAGCTCAATTGTGCGGCCTTAAGCGAAAGTTTACTCGAGAGTGAATTATTCGGCTATGAGGCAGGCGCATTCACTGGTGCAGCAAAACGTCGCGAAGGTCGTTTCGAAGCCGCAGATAGTGGCACTTTATTTCTCGACGAACTAGCGAATACATCAGGATTAATTCAAGAGAAACTATTACGCGTAATCGAATATGGTGAATTTGAACGTGTAGGCGGCTCGAAGAGTGTGAAAGTGGATATTCGTCTCGTCGCTGCGACTAATGAAGACTTGCCAGCTTTAGCCCAAAGCGGTGAATTTAGAGCCGATTTGTTAGACCGATTGGCGTTTGACGTTATCACTTTACCGCCGCTTCGGGAGCGTAAAGACGATATTATGATGCTCGCAGAGCATTTCGCTATTAATATGGCCCGAGAGTTGGAGATGGAGCTTTTCAGTGGCTTTACTGAAACAGCAAAACGGATATTACTTGAGCATCACTGGCCGGGCAATATTCGTGAACTCAAAAATGTTGTAGAACGAGCAGTATATCGGTCTAATAACCCAGATATTCCGGTGCATAATATTGTGCTCGACCCCTTTGAGTCGCCTTTTCGCCCAGTTAACCGAACGCGTACATCTGATCGCATCAAGTTAGCCCAAGCATCTCCCCAAGAGTTACCTGTTGCCGAGCCTAATCTAGGGTCTTCGCTGCCTGAAAATACACATAACGCAACATCAGAAACGAACCATAGCTTTCAATTTCCGGTTGATTTAAAGGAACTATCGCAAAATTTTGAAATTGATTTAATTAAGCAGGCATTAGCCGAGAGCCAATATAATCAAAAGAAAACAGCGGATAGATTGTCACTTACTTATCACCAATTACGTGGTTACTTGAAGAAATATAATTTACTCGACACCCCCCTAGAAGACAGAGAATAA
- a CDS encoding ABC transporter substrate-binding protein yields MNVCRQYLSRFISACLVSGGILSVLGCNPQNTEHQQPNGIIYCSEGNPASFNPQLDTSGTTVDVSSHQIYDRLLDFDLITGEIVPGLASSWSTSSDGLTYTFQLRKDIAFHSTAYFTPSRSFDADDVVFSFNRWRDENHPYHEVSGGRYPYINSVGLDDLIGSIERINRYRVKVTLVRPESSFLANLATDFSIILSAEYAKQLQAVGTPELIDTQPIGTGPFKFNSFRQDRFVRFDAHTEYWRERSTTEQLIFDITPSSSLRLAKLMTGECDAMAFPTHSQLDVIRKRKELILDEKPGLNVGFWAFNTSKPPFDNPQVRRALALAIDKNAILEAIYFGSAIPAASIIPPSSWAFQPDSRNTSFNPIEAAKLLRENGVEEGFSMTIWAMPVERAYNPNAMKMAELMQRYLRDVGIDANIISYEWSTFRARLNQGSHDSVLIGWSADNGDPDNFFRPLLTCAAIDSGTNRARWCSKEYDTLIDKALTYTDQEDRAYFYSKAIELISQEMPLMPIAHAFRYQAYRDDVTGIEINPYGGIQFRNVSKP; encoded by the coding sequence ATGAATGTATGTCGGCAATATCTCTCTCGCTTTATTTCTGCATGTTTAGTCTCAGGTGGAATATTAAGCGTGCTGGGTTGTAATCCCCAAAATACCGAACATCAGCAGCCAAATGGGATTATATACTGCTCAGAAGGTAACCCTGCCAGCTTCAATCCCCAACTCGACACATCGGGCACCACGGTTGACGTATCATCTCATCAAATTTACGATCGTCTACTGGACTTTGATTTAATCACGGGAGAAATAGTACCAGGGTTAGCCAGTAGCTGGTCTACCAGTTCAGATGGCTTAACCTACACGTTCCAACTTCGTAAAGATATCGCCTTTCATAGCACTGCTTATTTCACGCCATCACGTTCATTTGATGCGGATGACGTTGTTTTCAGTTTCAACCGCTGGCGTGATGAAAATCATCCCTACCACGAGGTATCTGGCGGACGTTACCCCTATATCAATAGCGTAGGCTTGGACGATCTAATAGGGAGTATTGAGCGCATCAACCGTTATCGAGTTAAGGTGACTTTAGTCAGACCTGAAAGTTCTTTCTTAGCCAACTTAGCCACTGACTTTTCAATTATTTTATCTGCGGAGTATGCTAAGCAACTTCAAGCAGTAGGAACGCCTGAACTTATTGATACTCAACCTATCGGAACGGGTCCATTTAAATTTAATAGCTTTCGACAAGACAGGTTTGTTCGCTTTGACGCGCACACAGAGTATTGGCGGGAGCGCAGTACCACTGAGCAACTTATTTTCGATATCACCCCCTCAAGTTCACTGCGTCTTGCTAAATTAATGACCGGTGAATGCGATGCCATGGCGTTTCCGACTCATAGTCAGTTAGACGTCATTCGCAAACGTAAAGAGCTGATACTGGACGAAAAACCAGGCTTAAACGTTGGATTTTGGGCGTTCAATACCTCGAAGCCACCGTTTGACAACCCCCAAGTGCGTCGCGCGCTAGCATTGGCTATTGATAAAAACGCAATACTTGAAGCTATCTATTTCGGTAGTGCCATTCCTGCTGCTTCTATTATTCCCCCTTCATCATGGGCGTTTCAACCTGACTCAAGAAACACAAGCTTCAATCCCATTGAGGCGGCTAAACTGTTGCGTGAAAACGGTGTTGAAGAAGGATTTAGCATGACCATTTGGGCGATGCCCGTTGAGCGAGCATATAATCCCAATGCCATGAAAATGGCAGAGCTAATGCAACGTTATTTAAGGGATGTAGGTATTGATGCAAATATTATCAGTTACGAATGGTCTACTTTTAGAGCGCGGTTAAATCAAGGCTCACATGATTCAGTGTTGATTGGTTGGTCAGCTGACAATGGTGACCCTGACAACTTTTTCCGACCACTGTTAACTTGCGCTGCTATCGATTCGGGTACAAACCGCGCCCGGTGGTGTTCTAAAGAGTATGATACTTTAATCGACAAAGCGTTAACCTATACCGACCAAGAAGATCGCGCTTACTTTTACAGTAAGGCAATTGAACTTATTAGCCAAGAAATGCCGCTTATGCCAATTGCACATGCGTTTCGTTATCAGGCTTATCGAGACGATGTTACAGGCATTGAGATAAATCCTTATGGCGGCATTCAATTTAGAAATGTGAGTAAGCCATAA
- a CDS encoding ABC transporter permease subunit, which yields MLKIMLRHISLLILTLFILSFFSFSLAYLFPGDPLVNLTGIRGSSEQTYALLAQQYAMNDSLFSQYWHYINHLFTGNWGLSFSSGLPLAEEISRSLAASVELSAYALVISFVIGLPLGFLSGLRHHKFIDYSLLSASVIGYSIPVFWAALIAILVFSVQLGWFPLSGRISLLYDIPYDTGFILIDILLSDVPDKEFAFQDALRHLVLPSMSIAIVTSTIVLRITRRSVVEVMNSEYIQAAYARGLSPRQVFVRHGIKNALIPILPLLVMQFTTLLTNAMIVETIFSWPGIGNGLIQAIYQRDFPAIRAGMLAVSALVLTFTITSDMVIQIFDPARRRPEDATS from the coding sequence ATGCTAAAAATTATGTTACGCCACATCAGCCTACTTATATTAACTTTGTTTATATTGAGCTTTTTCTCATTTTCTTTGGCTTATCTCTTCCCAGGAGATCCGTTGGTTAATCTGACCGGTATCCGTGGTAGTTCAGAGCAAACCTATGCATTATTGGCTCAGCAGTATGCGATGAATGATTCACTTTTTAGTCAGTACTGGCATTATATAAATCATCTATTTACCGGTAATTGGGGATTGAGCTTTAGTTCAGGCCTACCCCTTGCTGAAGAAATTAGCCGCTCTCTTGCTGCCAGCGTTGAACTCAGTGCCTACGCGCTCGTCATCTCCTTTGTTATTGGTTTGCCGCTGGGCTTTCTTTCCGGTTTGCGCCATCATAAATTTATTGATTACTCACTGCTGTCGGCCAGTGTGATCGGTTATTCAATTCCTGTTTTTTGGGCGGCATTAATTGCAATTTTAGTCTTCTCAGTCCAGCTAGGTTGGTTCCCACTTTCTGGCAGAATTAGCCTTCTCTATGATATACCGTACGACACAGGATTTATCTTAATCGATATTTTACTAAGTGACGTGCCAGACAAAGAATTTGCATTTCAAGATGCACTGCGTCATTTAGTGTTGCCCAGTATGTCTATTGCTATTGTTACCTCTACCATTGTGCTGCGAATTACACGTCGCTCTGTAGTAGAAGTAATGAACAGCGAGTATATTCAAGCTGCTTATGCGCGAGGCTTGAGCCCCAGACAGGTGTTTGTACGTCATGGTATTAAGAATGCGTTAATACCCATTTTGCCGCTACTGGTTATGCAGTTTACAACATTGCTGACTAACGCCATGATTGTCGAAACTATATTTTCCTGGCCGGGGATTGGCAATGGCTTAATTCAAGCGATTTATCAGCGAGACTTTCCCGCAATTCGAGCAGGGATGTTAGCGGTTTCCGCACTCGTTCTAACATTTACCATCACTAGCGATATGGTGATTCAAATTTTCGATCCAGCTCGCAGAAGGCCAGAAGATGCCACGTCTTAA
- a CDS encoding ABC transporter permease subunit, with product MPRLNLYQEEFYPSPIQNTWKEFKENHAAVVSLYCVIFFIFIMIFGPFLAPFDPLQQHIDFLLVPPAWDNNGDISHLFGTDGLGRDMLSRIIYGCRMTFGISLLLVVVSMLIGVALGAMAGMSKGFRSSMVNHLLDSIMAIPTLLIAIIIIAIVGTGLVNSMWAISLALIPQFIHQTRDIVRQKMKKEYVLAAQLDGAGKVHIFFNSILPNMAEMLVVQVTLALSVAILDISALGFLNLGAQAPSPELGALLSEGLSAAYVTPWNIALPGAAIFFMMVSINLVGDGLRSALRYRLLR from the coding sequence ATGCCACGTCTTAATTTATACCAAGAAGAGTTTTATCCTTCTCCTATACAAAACACGTGGAAGGAATTTAAAGAAAATCATGCCGCTGTAGTGAGTCTATATTGCGTTATCTTCTTTATATTCATCATGATATTTGGCCCCTTTTTAGCGCCATTTGATCCGCTTCAGCAACATATCGACTTTCTGTTGGTTCCCCCTGCGTGGGACAACAACGGTGATATAAGCCATTTATTTGGAACCGACGGTTTAGGCCGCGATATGCTATCGCGCATTATCTATGGCTGCAGAATGACTTTTGGGATCAGCTTGTTGCTGGTTGTTGTATCGATGTTGATTGGGGTAGCTCTCGGTGCAATGGCTGGCATGAGTAAGGGTTTTCGCTCCAGTATGGTAAATCATTTATTAGATTCCATCATGGCCATCCCTACTCTGCTTATCGCGATTATTATTATCGCGATTGTTGGTACCGGTCTGGTTAACAGTATGTGGGCTATCTCGCTTGCGCTAATTCCACAATTTATCCATCAAACTCGGGATATCGTGCGGCAAAAAATGAAAAAGGAATATGTACTAGCCGCTCAATTAGACGGTGCTGGTAAAGTGCATATCTTTTTCAATTCTATTCTGCCTAATATGGCTGAAATGCTTGTAGTGCAAGTCACGCTCGCACTGTCTGTGGCTATTCTTGATATTAGTGCCTTAGGTTTTCTAAACTTAGGTGCACAAGCACCATCCCCAGAACTAGGGGCGTTGTTATCCGAAGGTTTGTCTGCTGCTTATGTAACACCGTGGAATATCGCCCTACCAGGTGCCGCTATATTTTTCATGATGGTGTCAATTAATTTAGTCGGTGATGGTTTGCGATCCGCCTTACGTTACAGGTTGCTACGTTAA
- a CDS encoding oligopeptide/dipeptide ABC transporter ATP-binding protein yields MILLDIKNLTLEIESQSGWIKALDKINLVITEGQIHALVGESGSGKSIIVKAIVGAISDRWRITADRMTWRGQDLLKMSVRERRKIIRSDISVIFQNPKSSLDPIVTLGNQLKEVILATNLEKGMFWNRAKQRKKYASELLHRVGIKHHEAYMRSLPHQIPNDICQKFMIAMALASQPKLIIADDPTRGMEITDKSQILKLLTRVNQVRKLSILFVSHDLLAISSMADHMTVLYCGQTVESGRMNQLRRRALHPYTKALLESAPSFRTDLPPKSPLSSLGGTIPTFQHLPIGCRLGPRCPRARRECVKVPEVRRIHEHTYSCHFPLHRDQK; encoded by the coding sequence ATGATTTTGCTCGACATTAAAAACCTGACTTTAGAAATTGAATCGCAAAGTGGTTGGATCAAAGCGTTAGACAAAATAAATCTTGTTATCACTGAAGGACAAATTCATGCGCTTGTGGGTGAGTCAGGTTCAGGTAAAAGTATAATCGTCAAAGCCATCGTAGGGGCTATTTCAGACCGCTGGCGGATCACCGCAGATCGTATGACTTGGCGCGGACAAGATTTACTCAAGATGTCAGTTCGTGAAAGACGTAAAATTATTCGCTCAGATATCTCGGTCATATTCCAGAACCCAAAAAGTTCGCTCGATCCTATCGTGACGTTGGGTAACCAGTTAAAAGAAGTTATTTTGGCCACCAACCTAGAAAAAGGCATGTTTTGGAACCGCGCGAAACAGCGCAAGAAGTACGCATCTGAACTGCTTCATCGGGTCGGTATAAAACACCATGAAGCTTATATGCGTAGTTTACCGCATCAAATTCCTAATGATATCTGTCAAAAGTTTATGATTGCTATGGCGCTAGCCTCACAACCTAAATTGATTATTGCTGACGATCCGACCCGGGGCATGGAAATCACTGACAAAAGTCAGATATTGAAATTATTGACGCGAGTCAATCAAGTTCGAAAACTCAGTATACTTTTTGTAAGTCATGACTTATTAGCCATCTCCAGTATGGCTGACCATATGACCGTATTGTACTGTGGTCAAACGGTTGAAAGTGGCCGTATGAACCAACTGCGCCGACGCGCGTTGCATCCATACACCAAAGCATTACTTGAGAGCGCCCCAAGCTTTCGCACTGATTTACCGCCTAAATCACCTTTAAGTTCATTAGGTGGCACAATACCCACCTTTCAACATTTACCTATAGGCTGTAGATTGGGACCTCGATGTCCTAGGGCCCGCCGAGAATGCGTAAAGGTGCCAGAAGTTCGTCGTATTCATGAACATACTTATAGCTGTCATTTCCCATTACACCGAGATCAAAAGTGA
- a CDS encoding ATP-binding cassette domain-containing protein, with product MNDLLSVENLTFENCHGKRWQHKGKRFTLGPVNFSIQAGETLAIVGANGSGKSLLAKLLVGLERPDSGSIYLNERKLEQYDNKHRVLNIRMVFQNSNESLNPGITLGSILEEPLKLNTNLDPRARIIKVEQTLKLVGLLPEHRFFYRHMLSDGQKQRVALARAIILNPQVIVADEPFAALDPSVRSQTVNLLMELQRELGLGFIFISHNLGIVRHISDKILVMKHGKVVESGKTDVIFHWPKDEYTKRLVHAHQALINGQD from the coding sequence GTGAACGATTTACTCTCTGTTGAAAACCTAACATTCGAAAACTGTCACGGTAAACGTTGGCAGCATAAGGGCAAAAGGTTCACTTTAGGCCCGGTTAATTTCAGTATTCAGGCAGGTGAAACGCTAGCCATCGTTGGCGCAAATGGCTCGGGTAAATCTTTACTTGCAAAGCTGCTTGTTGGCTTAGAGCGTCCTGATAGTGGGTCCATATATCTTAATGAACGTAAACTAGAGCAGTACGACAATAAACACCGTGTGCTCAATATCCGCATGGTATTTCAAAATAGTAATGAGTCACTGAATCCTGGCATAACCTTAGGTTCTATATTAGAAGAGCCACTTAAGCTCAATACCAACCTAGATCCGCGAGCCCGGATCATAAAAGTGGAGCAGACACTTAAACTTGTTGGCTTGCTGCCTGAACATCGTTTTTTTTACCGCCATATGCTTTCTGACGGCCAAAAACAGCGGGTAGCCCTTGCCCGAGCGATAATACTGAACCCACAAGTTATTGTTGCCGACGAGCCTTTTGCCGCATTGGATCCATCGGTGCGCTCGCAAACAGTTAATCTATTGATGGAACTTCAAAGAGAACTTGGTCTAGGCTTTATCTTTATCTCACATAACTTGGGGATAGTGCGCCACATTAGCGACAAGATATTGGTGATGAAGCATGGCAAGGTTGTAGAATCAGGTAAGACAGATGTGATTTTTCATTGGCCAAAAGATGAATATACAAAAAGACTCGTTCACGCTCACCAAGCTTTAATTAATGGGCAAGACTAG
- a CDS encoding sodium ion-translocating decarboxylase subunit beta, translating into MDKLTLLWQSTSLAHFEIGQVVMMAVGCLLLFLAIVKKFEPLLLLPIGFGAILTNIPLAGFSDPGGLLYYIYHVGIETGVFPLLIFMGVGAMTDFSALIANPRMLLLGAAAQFGIFGTLFGAIALNWVPGFEFTLKDASAIAIIGGADGPTAIFLASKLAPELLGAIAVAAYSYMALVPIIQPPIMRLLTTEDERNIKMAQLRVVSKREKIIFPLAVLLMTILFLPSATPLIGMFCLGNLMKESGVVDRLSNTAQNELINIVTIFLGLAVGSKLSADKFLTLETLGILGLGAIAFSIGTAAGILMAKALGKFSSEKINPLIGAAGVSAVPMAARVVNKVGLETNPHNFLLMHAMGPNVAGVLGSAVAAGILLALVG; encoded by the coding sequence ATGGATAAATTAACCTTACTTTGGCAAAGCACTTCACTGGCCCATTTTGAGATTGGTCAGGTTGTTATGATGGCTGTAGGGTGCTTACTACTGTTTTTAGCGATCGTTAAAAAGTTTGAGCCATTGTTGTTGTTACCAATTGGTTTTGGTGCCATTTTAACCAATATCCCGTTAGCAGGGTTTAGCGACCCTGGTGGGCTGCTGTATTACATTTACCATGTTGGAATTGAAACAGGCGTTTTCCCTTTGCTTATCTTTATGGGCGTCGGGGCAATGACTGACTTTAGCGCCTTGATCGCAAATCCAAGAATGTTATTACTTGGCGCTGCGGCTCAGTTTGGTATTTTTGGTACATTGTTTGGAGCCATTGCGCTGAACTGGGTGCCTGGCTTTGAGTTTACCCTAAAGGATGCATCAGCTATTGCCATTATTGGCGGAGCTGACGGGCCTACGGCAATCTTTCTTGCGTCGAAGCTTGCTCCTGAGTTACTAGGTGCTATTGCGGTTGCAGCATACTCTTACATGGCATTGGTACCTATCATTCAACCACCTATCATGCGTCTGTTAACCACAGAAGATGAAAGAAATATCAAAATGGCGCAGCTTAGAGTGGTCTCTAAACGTGAAAAAATCATTTTCCCGTTGGCGGTGTTGCTAATGACAATTCTATTTTTGCCCTCAGCAACGCCTTTGATCGGTATGTTTTGTCTTGGTAATTTGATGAAAGAATCAGGTGTAGTTGATCGTTTAAGCAATACTGCACAAAATGAACTTATAAATATTGTTACGATTTTTCTAGGCTTAGCGGTGGGATCGAAATTATCTGCTGATAAATTTTTAACATTGGAAACCCTTGGTATTTTAGGTTTAGGCGCGATTGCGTTTTCTATCGGAACTGCGGCAGGCATATTAATGGCTAAGGCCTTGGGTAAATTTTCCAGTGAGAAAATTAATCCTCTAATTGGTGCCGCAGGTGTTTCTGCTGTGCCAATGGCAGCGCGGGTGGTCAATAAGGTTGGGTTAGAAACCAACCCTCATAACTTCCTGTTAATGCATGCTATGGGCCCTAATGTTGCCGGTGTATTAGGTTCAGCTGTGGCTGCGGGTATTTTACTAGCGTTAGTGGGGTAA
- the oadA gene encoding sodium-extruding oxaloacetate decarboxylase subunit alpha, with translation MSKPLAITDVVLRDAHQSLLATRMRIEDMLPIAAKLDQVGYWSLETWGGATFDSCIRYLGEDPWERIRLLKQAMPKTKQQMLLRGQNLLGYRHYADDVVEKFVERAHTSGVDVFRIFDAMNDIRNLKTAVGAAIKVGAHAQGTISYTVSPVHSLELWLDMAKQLEDLGVHSICIKDMAGLLKPYVCEELITRLKETVSVPIAMQCHATTGLSTATYQKAIDAGIDILDTSISSMSMTYGHTATETIVSIVENTPRDTGLDLPLLAEIAAYFRDVRKKYAKFEGSLKGVDARILIAQVPGGMLTNMESQLVEQGAQDKLDEVLKEIPRVREDLGFIPLVTPTSQIVGTQSVLNVLTGERYKSITKETAGVLKGEYGATAAPVNKELQARVLNGKEPITCRPADLLEDELPILERELLAKAKEEGITLAEQAIDDVLTYALFPQIGLKFLKNRNNPEAFEPAPSADDISSAPVVSTSPAKAVESYSVRVDGKVYAVEVGQGGQLTDIQPVGGAAPQSTDAPILPAGQGEEVSAPLAGNIFKILVRSGDVISEGDVIVIMEAMKMETEIRSTASGTISEILVKEGDAVQSGQTMLVLG, from the coding sequence ATGTCAAAACCTCTAGCCATCACGGATGTTGTGCTGCGTGACGCACACCAATCATTACTCGCTACACGCATGCGTATCGAAGATATGTTGCCCATTGCAGCGAAACTTGATCAAGTTGGATATTGGTCATTAGAAACCTGGGGCGGCGCGACATTTGATTCGTGCATTCGTTATCTTGGGGAAGATCCTTGGGAACGCATTCGGTTGTTAAAGCAAGCCATGCCTAAGACCAAGCAACAAATGTTACTTCGAGGACAGAACTTGCTGGGCTATCGTCACTATGCAGATGATGTTGTAGAAAAGTTTGTAGAGCGGGCTCACACTAGCGGCGTCGATGTATTTAGAATTTTCGACGCGATGAATGATATTCGTAATCTCAAAACAGCGGTCGGTGCGGCCATTAAAGTTGGTGCGCACGCCCAAGGGACTATTTCCTATACAGTCAGTCCGGTCCATTCTCTGGAACTTTGGTTAGACATGGCTAAACAGCTCGAAGATCTGGGTGTTCATTCCATCTGCATTAAGGATATGGCGGGATTACTTAAGCCATATGTCTGTGAAGAGCTCATAACTCGCCTCAAGGAGACTGTGAGCGTGCCAATTGCTATGCAGTGTCACGCAACCACAGGGTTGAGCACTGCGACATACCAGAAGGCGATTGACGCTGGAATTGACATTCTTGATACATCTATATCTTCTATGAGTATGACCTATGGTCACACTGCAACGGAGACCATCGTCTCGATCGTCGAAAATACGCCTCGTGACACAGGACTAGATTTGCCTTTATTGGCTGAAATAGCAGCTTATTTCCGGGATGTTCGGAAAAAATATGCCAAATTTGAAGGAAGCCTAAAAGGAGTGGACGCGCGTATTTTAATCGCACAAGTACCTGGTGGCATGCTAACGAATATGGAATCTCAACTGGTAGAGCAAGGTGCTCAGGATAAGCTCGACGAAGTGCTTAAAGAGATCCCTCGTGTGCGTGAAGATCTCGGTTTTATACCTCTGGTGACGCCTACCTCTCAAATTGTCGGCACTCAGTCTGTTTTAAACGTGTTGACCGGTGAGCGTTACAAAAGTATTACCAAAGAAACCGCTGGTGTGTTGAAAGGCGAATATGGTGCCACTGCTGCGCCGGTAAACAAAGAGCTGCAAGCAAGGGTGCTCAACGGCAAAGAACCCATTACTTGTCGACCTGCTGATTTACTTGAAGATGAATTGCCTATATTGGAGCGAGAATTATTAGCAAAGGCAAAAGAAGAAGGCATTACCTTGGCAGAACAAGCTATTGATGATGTTTTAACCTATGCATTATTTCCACAAATTGGGCTTAAATTCTTAAAAAATCGTAATAACCCTGAGGCATTTGAGCCAGCGCCTAGTGCTGACGATATAAGCTCAGCGCCAGTTGTATCAACTTCGCCCGCGAAGGCTGTAGAGTCATATTCAGTCCGTGTCGATGGCAAAGTTTACGCGGTAGAAGTAGGTCAGGGTGGTCAGTTAACTGATATTCAACCGGTCGGTGGTGCTGCGCCACAAAGCACAGATGCGCCCATTTTACCTGCTGGCCAAGGCGAAGAAGTGTCAGCGCCACTAGCGGGAAATATATTTAAGATTTTAGTGCGCTCTGGTGATGTGATCAGCGAAGGTGACGTTATCGTCATCATGGAAGCCATGAAAATGGAAACTGAAATCCGCTCAACTGCTTCGGGGACGATCAGCGAAATATTGGTCAAAGAAGGCGATGCTGTGCAATCAGGTCAAACCATGCTGGTTTTGGGTTAA
- a CDS encoding OadG family protein produces MQPDVMSLLLEAGMLLLVGMSVVFLFLTLLIAAVNIIAWGSAKFPEEVPKSVNKALSSISPATNQSGVSVPVVAAISAAVEQYRRQH; encoded by the coding sequence ATGCAACCTGATGTTATGTCGTTATTACTTGAGGCTGGGATGCTCCTTTTAGTGGGTATGTCAGTTGTTTTTCTCTTTTTGACGTTACTGATTGCAGCGGTCAACATTATTGCTTGGGGTTCGGCTAAGTTTCCTGAAGAAGTCCCTAAGTCGGTCAATAAAGCCCTTAGCAGCATTAGTCCAGCGACCAATCAGTCAGGTGTGTCAGTGCCAGTTGTTGCAGCAATATCTGCGGCTGTCGAACAGTACCGCCGCCAACACTAA
- the csrA gene encoding carbon storage regulator CsrA, translating to MLILTRRVGETLMVGDEVTVTVLGVKGNQVRIGVNAPKEVSVHREEIYMRIQAEKNGQLADHEQATSDEDN from the coding sequence ATGCTAATTTTGACCCGTCGTGTTGGTGAAACCTTAATGGTCGGTGACGAAGTCACGGTAACGGTATTAGGTGTTAAAGGTAATCAGGTAAGAATTGGTGTGAATGCACCAAAAGAAGTATCTGTTCACCGAGAAGAGATTTACATGCGAATTCAAGCTGAGAAAAATGGTCAGCTGGCCGATCATGAACAAGCAACATCAGATGAAGATAATTGA